A region from the Benincasa hispida cultivar B227 chromosome 12, ASM972705v1, whole genome shotgun sequence genome encodes:
- the LOC120092580 gene encoding uncharacterized protein LOC120092580 isoform X2, with protein MADTWARAAVDAIHLSPTQAVLYLSGGASQVPSQFCSRRTVEELALLAYNRALKLSRPGYPVLGVGFTGSLATTHPKIGDHRMHMSTRSSNRHWVSTITLSKGLRTREQEEILSGHLLIKAIADACKVPGTFVSDLTESDLLEDSETLFTEDEELEQLIKGEVCFKVYPFLSETFTSDAERKIILSGSFNPLHDGHVKLLEVATSICGDGYPCFEISAVNADKPPLSVSQIKDRIEQFKKVGKSVIISNQPYFYKKAELFPGSAFVIGADTAVRLIDPKYYDGDYKKMLEILLRIKSTGSTFLVGGRNVNGIFKVLEDIDIPQELKDMFISIPADKFRMDISSTQIRKQLGI; from the exons ATGGCGGATACGTGGGCCAGAGCTGCCGTCGATGCCATTCACTTGAGTCCTACTCAGGCCGTTCTCTACCTTTCCGGCGGCGCTTCTCAG GTCCCCTCTCAATTCTGCAGCCGAAGAACTGTGGAAGAATTGGCTTTGCTGGCTTATAAtcgtgctctgaagctatctagGCCAG GTTATCCTGTTCTTGGTGTCGGTTTTACTGGTTCTTTGGCTACCACTCATCCAAAAATTGGTGATCACAG gATGCATATGTCAACAAGATCGTCTAACCGACATTGGGTTTCCACAATCACACTATCGAAG GGTTTACGTACTCGGGAGCAAGAGGAGATACTCTCTGGTCATCTTTTGATCAAG GCAATTGCAGACGCTTGTAAAGTTCCTGGAACCTTTGTTTCAGACTTGACTGAATCTGATTTATTAGAAGATTCTGAAACGCTATTCACCGAGGATGAAGAACTAGAGCAACTTATAAAGGGGGAAGTTTGCTTTAAGGTCTATCCATTTTTAAGTG AGACCTTTACATCAGATGCCGAAAGAAAGATAATACTTTCTGGTTCTTTTAATCCGTTACATGATGGTCATGTCAAGCTTTTAGAGGTTGCAACCAG CATTTGTGGTGATGGGTATCCTTGTTTTGAAATATCGGCTGTGAATGCTGATAAACCACCCCTGTCGGTTTCACAGATCAAAGATCGTATTGAGCAATTTAAAAAAGTTG GAAAGTCCGTAATCATTTCTAATCAGCCTTACTTTTACAAGAAAGCCGAACTTTTTCCTGGTAGTGCTTTTGTAATTGGTGCTGACACTGCAGTAAGATTGATAGAT CCCAAATACTATGATGGGGATTATAAGAAGATGCTAGAAATTTTGCTCCGAATCAAAAGCACAGGGTCTACATTCCTTGTCGGTGGTCGAAACGTAAACGGCATTTTCAAA GTTCTTGAAGATATTGACATTCCACAAGAGCTAAAAGACATGTTTATCTCAATACCTGCAGACAAATTTCGTATGGATATTTCTTCCACCCAAATAAGAAAACAACTAGGAATTTAA
- the LOC120092580 gene encoding uncharacterized protein LOC120092580 isoform X1 → MADTWARAAVDAIHLSPTQAVLYLSGGASQAIGWLLSVPGASGTVLEALVPYSRHSMIQLLGKVPSQFCSRRTVEELALLAYNRALKLSRPGYPVLGVGFTGSLATTHPKIGDHRMHMSTRSSNRHWVSTITLSKGLRTREQEEILSGHLLIKAIADACKVPGTFVSDLTESDLLEDSETLFTEDEELEQLIKGEVCFKVYPFLSETFTSDAERKIILSGSFNPLHDGHVKLLEVATSICGDGYPCFEISAVNADKPPLSVSQIKDRIEQFKKVGKSVIISNQPYFYKKAELFPGSAFVIGADTAVRLIDPKYYDGDYKKMLEILLRIKSTGSTFLVGGRNVNGIFKVLEDIDIPQELKDMFISIPADKFRMDISSTQIRKQLGI, encoded by the exons ATGGCGGATACGTGGGCCAGAGCTGCCGTCGATGCCATTCACTTGAGTCCTACTCAGGCCGTTCTCTACCTTTCCGGCGGCGCTTCTCAG GCCATAGGATGGTTGCTTTCAGTTCCTGGAGCTTCCGGCACAGTCCTCGAAGCCCTTGTGCCTTACTCCAGGCATTCCATGATCCAGTTACTCGGCAAG GTCCCCTCTCAATTCTGCAGCCGAAGAACTGTGGAAGAATTGGCTTTGCTGGCTTATAAtcgtgctctgaagctatctagGCCAG GTTATCCTGTTCTTGGTGTCGGTTTTACTGGTTCTTTGGCTACCACTCATCCAAAAATTGGTGATCACAG gATGCATATGTCAACAAGATCGTCTAACCGACATTGGGTTTCCACAATCACACTATCGAAG GGTTTACGTACTCGGGAGCAAGAGGAGATACTCTCTGGTCATCTTTTGATCAAG GCAATTGCAGACGCTTGTAAAGTTCCTGGAACCTTTGTTTCAGACTTGACTGAATCTGATTTATTAGAAGATTCTGAAACGCTATTCACCGAGGATGAAGAACTAGAGCAACTTATAAAGGGGGAAGTTTGCTTTAAGGTCTATCCATTTTTAAGTG AGACCTTTACATCAGATGCCGAAAGAAAGATAATACTTTCTGGTTCTTTTAATCCGTTACATGATGGTCATGTCAAGCTTTTAGAGGTTGCAACCAG CATTTGTGGTGATGGGTATCCTTGTTTTGAAATATCGGCTGTGAATGCTGATAAACCACCCCTGTCGGTTTCACAGATCAAAGATCGTATTGAGCAATTTAAAAAAGTTG GAAAGTCCGTAATCATTTCTAATCAGCCTTACTTTTACAAGAAAGCCGAACTTTTTCCTGGTAGTGCTTTTGTAATTGGTGCTGACACTGCAGTAAGATTGATAGAT CCCAAATACTATGATGGGGATTATAAGAAGATGCTAGAAATTTTGCTCCGAATCAAAAGCACAGGGTCTACATTCCTTGTCGGTGGTCGAAACGTAAACGGCATTTTCAAA GTTCTTGAAGATATTGACATTCCACAAGAGCTAAAAGACATGTTTATCTCAATACCTGCAGACAAATTTCGTATGGATATTTCTTCCACCCAAATAAGAAAACAACTAGGAATTTAA
- the LOC120092580 gene encoding uncharacterized protein LOC120092580 isoform X3, with translation MADTWARAAVDAIHLSPTQAVLYLSGGASQAIGWLLSVPGASGTVLEALVPYSRHSMIQLLGKVPSQFCSRRTVEELALLAYNRALKLSRPGYPVLGVGFTGSLATTHPKIGDHRMHMSTRSSNRHWVSTITLSKGLRTREQEEILSGHLLIKAIADACKVPGTFVSDLTESDLLEDSETLFTEDEELEQLIKGEVCFKVYPFLSETFTSDAERKIILSGSFNPLHDGHVKLLEVATSICGDGYPCFEISAVNADKPPLSVSQIKDRIEQFKKVGKSVIISNQPYFYKKAELFPGSAFVIGADTAVRLIDPKYYDGDYKKMLEILLRIKSTGSTFLVGGRNVNGIFKVRKA, from the exons ATGGCGGATACGTGGGCCAGAGCTGCCGTCGATGCCATTCACTTGAGTCCTACTCAGGCCGTTCTCTACCTTTCCGGCGGCGCTTCTCAG GCCATAGGATGGTTGCTTTCAGTTCCTGGAGCTTCCGGCACAGTCCTCGAAGCCCTTGTGCCTTACTCCAGGCATTCCATGATCCAGTTACTCGGCAAG GTCCCCTCTCAATTCTGCAGCCGAAGAACTGTGGAAGAATTGGCTTTGCTGGCTTATAAtcgtgctctgaagctatctagGCCAG GTTATCCTGTTCTTGGTGTCGGTTTTACTGGTTCTTTGGCTACCACTCATCCAAAAATTGGTGATCACAG gATGCATATGTCAACAAGATCGTCTAACCGACATTGGGTTTCCACAATCACACTATCGAAG GGTTTACGTACTCGGGAGCAAGAGGAGATACTCTCTGGTCATCTTTTGATCAAG GCAATTGCAGACGCTTGTAAAGTTCCTGGAACCTTTGTTTCAGACTTGACTGAATCTGATTTATTAGAAGATTCTGAAACGCTATTCACCGAGGATGAAGAACTAGAGCAACTTATAAAGGGGGAAGTTTGCTTTAAGGTCTATCCATTTTTAAGTG AGACCTTTACATCAGATGCCGAAAGAAAGATAATACTTTCTGGTTCTTTTAATCCGTTACATGATGGTCATGTCAAGCTTTTAGAGGTTGCAACCAG CATTTGTGGTGATGGGTATCCTTGTTTTGAAATATCGGCTGTGAATGCTGATAAACCACCCCTGTCGGTTTCACAGATCAAAGATCGTATTGAGCAATTTAAAAAAGTTG GAAAGTCCGTAATCATTTCTAATCAGCCTTACTTTTACAAGAAAGCCGAACTTTTTCCTGGTAGTGCTTTTGTAATTGGTGCTGACACTGCAGTAAGATTGATAGAT CCCAAATACTATGATGGGGATTATAAGAAGATGCTAGAAATTTTGCTCCGAATCAAAAGCACAGGGTCTACATTCCTTGTCGGTGGTCGAAACGTAAACGGCATTTTCAAAGTTCGTAAAGCTTAA